From the Streptococcus sp. 29887 genome, one window contains:
- a CDS encoding DUF4956 domain-containing protein, which produces MQLFNSIFSTSNNHITLTQMSLIFGVSLAMGVLHAAVYKYKSNYTKEFVISLSLMPALIAVIIALVNGNLGAGVAVAGTFSLIKFRSAAGSSKEMLAILLAMAIGLATGMGFLGLAVFMTLVLSACILIFENIGFAQVNQNRRHLLVTVPIEFDYDQFFENQFGSSCKQADLISLKYKQKKEALVLEYQVLLEKSVTDKKLVDTILTAGPLDVILNKQMPKKKYL; this is translated from the coding sequence ATGCAATTGTTTAATAGTATCTTTTCAACATCAAATAACCATATTACCCTAACTCAGATGTCCCTGATTTTTGGTGTCAGTCTTGCTATGGGTGTGCTCCATGCAGCTGTTTATAAATACAAATCTAATTATACTAAGGAATTTGTTATTAGCCTCAGCCTGATGCCTGCCCTAATTGCTGTTATTATCGCCTTGGTCAATGGAAATTTGGGAGCAGGTGTGGCGGTGGCTGGGACCTTCAGTTTGATTAAGTTTCGTTCTGCCGCAGGTTCATCTAAGGAAATGCTAGCCATTCTATTGGCCATGGCCATTGGTCTGGCAACGGGTATGGGTTTCCTTGGACTTGCCGTTTTTATGACCCTAGTCTTGTCAGCCTGTATCTTGATTTTTGAAAACATTGGTTTTGCCCAGGTTAATCAGAACCGCCGCCATCTCCTAGTGACTGTACCGATTGAGTTTGACTATGATCAATTTTTTGAAAATCAATTTGGTAGTTCTTGTAAACAAGCAGACCTCATTTCCCTCAAATACAAGCAGAAAAAAGAAGCCCTTGTTTTAGAATACCAAGTTCTTCTGGAAAAATCAGTGACGGACAAAAAACTGGTTGATACCATCTTAACCGCTGGACCCCTAGATGTTATTCTGAACAAGCAAATGCCTAAGAAAAAATATTTATAA
- a CDS encoding NUDIX hydrolase, protein MTKKPVQLATICYIDNGKEFLLLHRNKKENDVHQGKWIGVGGKLEPGETPQACAIREVLEETGLTVTKHALKGVITFPDFTPNTDWYTYVFKITGFEGSLIDCNEGDLEWVPYDQVLSKPTWEGDRHFQEWLLENRPFFSACFRYDGDTLLDYSVDFYEK, encoded by the coding sequence ATGACTAAAAAACCTGTTCAACTCGCTACCATTTGCTACATTGATAATGGCAAAGAATTTCTCCTCCTTCATCGAAATAAAAAGGAAAACGATGTCCATCAAGGTAAATGGATTGGAGTGGGTGGCAAATTGGAACCTGGAGAAACACCGCAAGCCTGTGCCATTCGCGAGGTCTTGGAAGAAACGGGTCTGACCGTCACTAAACACGCCCTCAAAGGGGTTATCACCTTCCCAGACTTTACTCCAAACACAGACTGGTACACCTATGTCTTCAAAATTACTGGCTTTGAAGGAAGTCTTATTGACTGCAACGAAGGCGATTTGGAGTGGGTTCCTTATGACCAAGTTCTGTCCAAGCCCACCTGGGAAGGTGACCGTCATTTTCAGGAATGGCTCTTGGAAAACCGTCCTTTCTTCTCTGCCTGCTTCCGCTACGATGGAGATACTTTGCTGGATTACAGCGTTGATTTTTATGAAAAATAA
- the folE gene encoding GTP cyclohydrolase I FolE gives MSKQEQIEQTIYQLLELLGEDPNREGLLDTPKRVAKMYLEMFNGLEEDPKDQFTAVFSEGHEEVVLVKDIPFHSMCEHHLVPFYGIAHVAYIPSKGRVTGLSKLARAVEVASRRPQLQERLTHQVAHALQDALEPEGVFVMVEAEHMCMSMRGIRKPGSKTVTTVALGKYKEDAILRRELLSMIHNK, from the coding sequence ATGTCAAAACAAGAACAAATCGAACAAACCATTTATCAATTATTGGAATTACTAGGTGAAGACCCGAATCGTGAAGGGCTCTTAGATACGCCTAAGCGGGTCGCTAAAATGTATTTAGAAATGTTTAACGGCTTAGAAGAGGACCCAAAAGACCAATTTACAGCTGTTTTTTCAGAGGGACATGAGGAAGTGGTCTTGGTCAAGGATATTCCCTTCCACTCCATGTGCGAACACCATTTAGTGCCTTTTTATGGCATTGCCCATGTAGCCTATATTCCTAGCAAGGGTCGTGTGACAGGTCTGAGTAAGCTGGCACGTGCAGTAGAAGTAGCCAGTCGCCGTCCCCAGTTACAAGAACGCTTGACCCATCAGGTTGCCCATGCCCTTCAAGATGCACTTGAACCAGAAGGTGTTTTTGTCATGGTAGAAGCAGAGCACATGTGCATGAGCATGCGTGGTATTCGCAAGCCAGGTAGCAAGACGGTGACGACTGTTGCCCTCGGTAAATACAAGGAAGATGCCATCTTGCGCCGTGAACTCTTGTCCATGATCCACAATAAATAG
- the folP gene encoding dihydropteroate synthase, which yields MSIQDLTNQVTIMGILNVTPDSFSDGGNYNEVEAALVQVEKLLADGATVIDVGGESTRPGATFVSEEDEIARVVPIIRAIKENYDCLVSVDTYKTGTARAALEAGADILNDVWAGLYDGEMLALAAEYKVPIMLMHNQKEESYADVVGEVKNFLAERAQAALDAGIAAGKIWLDPGFGFSKNVQHNLDLLQGLDQITGLGYPVLFGISRKRVVDYLLGGNSLPTDRDQATAALSAWAVQKGCKMVRVHDVAANRDIVKVWDQLTSGGQHG from the coding sequence ATGTCTATTCAAGACTTAACAAATCAAGTGACTATTATGGGAATTCTCAATGTGACCCCAGATTCTTTTTCCGATGGAGGCAACTACAATGAAGTAGAAGCTGCCTTGGTTCAGGTGGAAAAATTATTGGCAGATGGGGCGACCGTCATTGATGTCGGTGGTGAGTCCACTCGTCCAGGTGCAACATTTGTGTCTGAAGAAGATGAAATTGCACGCGTGGTGCCCATTATCCGTGCTATCAAAGAAAACTATGACTGTCTTGTCAGCGTCGATACCTATAAAACAGGCACAGCACGTGCAGCCTTGGAAGCAGGTGCAGATATTTTAAACGATGTCTGGGCAGGTCTTTATGATGGGGAAATGTTGGCTCTGGCTGCGGAGTACAAGGTGCCCATCATGCTCATGCACAATCAGAAAGAAGAAAGCTATGCGGATGTTGTTGGAGAAGTTAAAAACTTTCTAGCTGAGCGGGCTCAAGCTGCTTTGGATGCTGGAATAGCTGCAGGCAAGATTTGGTTGGATCCAGGCTTTGGCTTTTCTAAGAATGTTCAGCATAATTTGGATCTCTTGCAAGGTTTGGATCAGATTACTGGTCTTGGTTATCCGGTTTTATTCGGGATTTCCCGTAAGCGCGTGGTGGATTACTTGCTTGGGGGAAATAGTTTACCGACTGATCGTGATCAAGCTACAGCAGCCCTGTCCGCCTGGGCAGTTCAAAAAGGCTGTAAAATGGTCCGTGTCCATGATGTCGCTGCCAACCGTGACATCGTTAAAGTTTGGGACCAATTGACTTCTGGAGGTCAACATGGATAA
- the folB gene encoding dihydroneopterin aldolase: MDKISLNKCRFYGYHGAFKEEQVLGQIFTVDCDLFVDLTAASQTDQLEDTVHYGLVFETIKAVVEGKPYRLIEKVAGVICQEIFDQFPMVEKIRLAIYKENPPIAGHYDAVGVELERERP, from the coding sequence ATGGATAAGATTTCTCTTAATAAATGCCGTTTCTATGGTTACCATGGGGCTTTCAAAGAAGAACAGGTTCTTGGTCAAATTTTCACAGTTGACTGTGATTTGTTTGTTGACCTGACAGCAGCTTCTCAAACGGACCAGCTAGAAGATACAGTTCACTATGGTTTGGTTTTTGAAACCATTAAAGCGGTTGTGGAAGGTAAGCCCTATCGCCTGATCGAAAAGGTAGCCGGTGTCATCTGTCAAGAGATTTTTGACCAATTTCCAATGGTAGAAAAAATTCGCTTGGCCATTTACAAGGAAAATCCGCCCATTGCTGGTCATTATGATGCTGTTGGGGTTGAACTGGAGCGTGAACGACCATGA
- the folK gene encoding 2-amino-4-hydroxy-6-hydroxymethyldihydropteridine diphosphokinase, producing the protein MKHLAYLSIGGNMGDRQAYLQAALKKLDKHPDCRLGSVSHIYETPAWGKTDQADFLNLACQVYTDLSAQEFLTFCQEIEQDLDRVRIEKWGQRTIDLDIIFWDDQVIEEENLIVPHPYAHERAFVLLPLTDIAADYYHPVLQKTVAELLLPLKDVKDIKKLNLKMQ; encoded by the coding sequence ATGAAACATCTAGCCTATCTCAGTATCGGTGGGAACATGGGCGACCGGCAAGCCTACTTACAGGCTGCCTTAAAAAAACTGGACAAACACCCAGACTGCCGACTTGGTTCGGTTTCCCATATCTATGAAACACCAGCTTGGGGCAAGACGGATCAGGCTGATTTCCTCAATCTAGCCTGTCAAGTGTATACTGATTTGTCTGCCCAGGAATTTTTAACTTTCTGCCAAGAGATTGAGCAGGACCTTGACCGCGTACGGATTGAAAAATGGGGCCAACGCACCATTGATTTGGACATTATTTTTTGGGATGATCAAGTGATTGAGGAAGAAAACCTCATCGTTCCCCATCCCTATGCTCATGAGCGGGCATTTGTGCTTTTACCGCTGACTGATATTGCGGCCGATTACTATCATCCTGTCTTGCAAAAGACAGTTGCAGAATTATTGCTTCCCTTGAAAGATGTAAAAGATATTAAGAAATTGAATTTAAAAATGCAATAG
- a CDS encoding GntP family permease → MEILAILGVLLAVVAIIYLTSKNLHVIVAAPVASLIILLTNQMNVLEVMLGQEKSYMTGLAGFLINNFAIFMLGSILARYMEASGATLTIANSILKLVGKDSPYKVLLALALITSILTYGGVSIFVVIFTLLPLSRPLFKELNINWALFPLPVFMGASTYTMTTLPGTPSIQNVIPTKVLGTSLTAAPLISLAASAVLLLFGLFYMGYCLKKSLANGETYTENVDDVVVDLDTKRPNLFFSVLPLLSLIATIFLLNKTPNVLVIGLLVSIVLSAILFYPYLPNQKELLNTGATASIVPAFATSSTVAFGTVLTLSAGFAVIQEWIQQIPGSPLISLSVSTALLSGIIGSSSGAVGIASSNFLPAYLEMGIDPEILHRVVVVASAILTVVPQSGVMITFHNLSKLSMKRGLKYSFVLVTVGHILALMVVLALVGLLY, encoded by the coding sequence ATGGAAATATTAGCGATTTTAGGAGTTTTATTGGCTGTTGTAGCCATTATTTATTTAACGTCAAAGAATTTACATGTCATTGTGGCAGCGCCAGTAGCTAGTTTGATTATTTTGCTGACCAACCAGATGAATGTGTTAGAGGTCATGTTGGGACAGGAGAAGTCTTACATGACAGGCTTGGCAGGTTTTTTAATCAATAACTTTGCAATTTTTATGCTAGGCTCTATCTTGGCACGTTATATGGAGGCAAGTGGGGCTACCTTGACCATTGCTAATAGCATTCTAAAATTAGTGGGGAAAGATAGTCCTTATAAGGTCTTGCTAGCTTTGGCCCTCATTACAAGTATTTTGACCTATGGAGGTGTGAGTATTTTTGTTGTAATATTTACTCTCTTGCCTCTGTCACGTCCTCTTTTCAAAGAGTTAAATATCAACTGGGCTCTATTCCCACTACCAGTCTTTATGGGTGCTAGCACCTATACCATGACAACCTTACCGGGTACACCGTCCATTCAGAACGTTATTCCGACCAAGGTTTTGGGAACAAGTTTGACAGCGGCTCCGCTTATCAGTTTGGCTGCTAGTGCGGTTCTCTTGCTCTTTGGCTTGTTTTACATGGGCTACTGTCTCAAGAAGAGCTTGGCAAATGGGGAAACCTACACGGAGAATGTTGACGATGTGGTTGTGGACTTAGATACAAAAAGACCAAACCTCTTCTTCTCAGTCTTGCCCTTGCTTAGTCTGATTGCGACCATCTTCCTTTTGAATAAAACTCCGAATGTTTTGGTCATTGGCTTGTTGGTATCTATTGTTTTATCAGCCATCTTGTTCTACCCATATCTGCCTAATCAGAAGGAACTTCTGAATACAGGGGCGACTGCTTCTATTGTTCCTGCCTTTGCCACTTCAAGTACGGTGGCATTTGGTACTGTCTTGACCTTGTCAGCTGGTTTTGCGGTAATTCAAGAATGGATCCAACAAATTCCGGGTTCGCCTTTGATTAGCTTGTCTGTGTCAACAGCCTTGCTCAGTGGTATTATTGGTTCATCCTCTGGTGCGGTTGGTATCGCCTCAAGTAATTTCTTGCCTGCCTATTTGGAAATGGGGATTGACCCGGAAATCCTTCACCGTGTGGTCGTAGTGGCTTCGGCTATCCTAACAGTTGTACCGCAATCGGGTGTCATGATTACCTTCCACAATCTGTCTAAGTTAAGTATGAAGCGTGGTCTTAAGTACTCATTTGTACTGGTGACTGTCGGACATATCTTGGCACTCATGGTTGTTTTAGCCTTGGTAGGCCTACTTTACTAG
- a CDS encoding pneumococcal-type histidine triad protein: MKKKRNLALTGITLLCSLTLLACQQKQAQQVASEKVKQEQVQKEEIVYVVAELTTDGYVLIHGDHQHLEKGSVPYDAKFLKETLLEDKNYQFNEKDVLYKVRTGYIIQVKGKVYYYPKKTGDGLVTLEEARKLTANNPEHDHHGHDHNHDHAHEEQKQSSTNLVGVAGIDRPTSDGFLLSDAKQISSKTDTGIIVEHNGHSHFIFYGDLKGSKWEYLIPAGADVTKKQENSASGQSSSQAGQDHYQFNPADIVAEDANGYTVRHGDHYHYILKQTVGGSVGNPVHTGASQFASSKVAAPVMQNHLVTLPVSPIASLPVPVVTAGANQAASVVSRQGIAGIDYPTSDGFLFDGSGLIGQNAVGLLIQHQGHIHVLRREQVATSKWAYLLEDQSSQATPIQPLPAVLTDVVTKPVEKTEVAAVPSTSSQSPAASPAPVAPTAEIVADEVTAKRNYLAQALGLPAGSITLLDTPQGQAFMYPHGDHDHLVLLKNIDLTKPFESEEDLTRKIDYISKVYGVPKEAIRVSDTTFSFNDPSHAYDPTHVHPYVILRSMLIIPEVTGDPETDFEAELLAVAKRTGIAPSKLIIRDKKFILPHGSHDHVLHIQAVEGIEPYLANKLPAISGSYQEGEFDRATVDSQLESLRQVAAEKYGTSSKEYRRIERALDDFASNLDDLVTNSTKGYLAMLEQFEKVHILKETTSNTEEQVDPLYQSILEQIRLLDTSNLPVNKEDLTSQLNQASQDKDRQALLNLEHLLQELKHFQDRPDITAMEYMDYLLSQLDQPYLPADLQERLASTLDRLFQATLGGNSSIKPLDLSKELVDLKVALHLAKAANQTYPIQTSPASEKLQENRAFMEAFVGDIREMFTRQMTFPEIVEKTENDTPVTSPGHVTDNQTYQELLTLLRQTNLTGTQTSQTAWVERINQASLKGDERELASISHSLKEIQHFQDRAEIRLMEYMDYLLTHIDSPYLQAPTRQEAARLINQIYGLVVRRELATSPISLAEDLIASSIAVANDVKRQINQQLEMSDDYGIMQMNRLEMNMFVEGTRDFFVNPLSLPEEVLVKAGQTSSVPAIEEGVGLVSPTSQNSPESLSDPIHDHESDSKEESPSSLSQAVEENSSSETGSSSEQAISPTELVEAEAVAPITVEGAEEESVSNSSTNPTEVQEIPSVTDETTSGPVSEPTDTAVEEQALPSESVEEEDVELSDEDLEWLSDIFGEFTGSTSEEESENIGLTWKPLGSFDFNSFDE, translated from the coding sequence GTGAAGAAGAAACGAAATCTTGCCTTGACAGGCATTACCCTCTTGTGTAGTTTGACCTTGTTGGCTTGCCAGCAGAAACAAGCTCAACAAGTTGCTAGTGAAAAAGTAAAGCAGGAACAGGTTCAGAAAGAGGAAATAGTCTATGTTGTTGCTGAGTTAACAACGGATGGTTATGTCCTTATTCATGGTGACCATCAGCACCTGGAAAAAGGTTCGGTTCCCTATGATGCCAAGTTTTTGAAGGAAACCTTGTTAGAGGATAAGAACTACCAATTCAATGAAAAAGATGTCTTGTACAAGGTACGGACAGGTTATATCATTCAAGTGAAGGGCAAGGTCTATTATTATCCTAAGAAGACTGGAGATGGTCTTGTCACTTTAGAGGAAGCGCGGAAATTAACGGCAAATAATCCTGAACATGACCACCATGGACACGATCACAACCATGACCATGCTCATGAAGAGCAAAAACAGTCATCGACCAATCTAGTAGGTGTGGCCGGGATTGATAGACCAACCAGCGACGGTTTTTTATTGAGCGATGCCAAGCAAATTTCAAGCAAGACGGATACGGGCATTATCGTTGAGCATAATGGTCACAGTCACTTTATCTTTTATGGTGACTTGAAAGGTAGTAAGTGGGAGTACCTTATCCCAGCTGGAGCTGATGTGACCAAGAAACAGGAAAATAGTGCATCAGGTCAGTCATCCAGTCAGGCTGGTCAGGACCATTATCAATTCAACCCTGCTGATATTGTAGCTGAGGATGCTAATGGCTATACAGTTCGCCATGGAGATCATTACCATTATATTTTGAAACAAACTGTCGGTGGAAGTGTGGGAAATCCTGTTCATACAGGTGCTAGCCAGTTTGCTAGTTCGAAAGTGGCAGCACCGGTTATGCAAAATCACTTGGTGACTTTACCTGTTTCCCCAATAGCTAGCCTACCAGTTCCAGTAGTTACTGCAGGTGCTAATCAAGCAGCGTCTGTGGTTTCTCGTCAAGGGATTGCTGGGATTGACTATCCGACTAGCGATGGCTTTCTCTTTGATGGAAGTGGGCTTATCGGTCAGAATGCGGTTGGTTTGCTCATTCAACACCAGGGGCATATCCATGTTTTGCGTAGGGAGCAAGTGGCAACTTCTAAGTGGGCTTATTTGCTAGAAGATCAATCTAGTCAAGCTACTCCAATTCAACCACTTCCAGCAGTCCTCACCGATGTGGTTACAAAACCAGTGGAAAAAACGGAAGTAGCAGCCGTTCCAAGTACCTCCAGCCAGTCACCAGCAGCAAGTCCAGCACCTGTTGCTCCGACAGCGGAGATTGTGGCGGATGAGGTCACAGCCAAGCGGAACTACCTGGCCCAAGCCCTCGGTTTGCCGGCCGGTTCCATTACGCTTTTGGATACGCCACAAGGTCAGGCCTTCATGTATCCCCATGGCGACCATGACCATCTGGTGCTATTGAAGAATATTGACCTAACCAAACCTTTTGAAAGTGAAGAGGACTTGACACGAAAAATTGATTACATTTCCAAGGTCTATGGTGTGCCAAAAGAAGCCATCCGAGTTTCTGATACCACCTTTAGTTTCAACGACCCAAGCCATGCCTATGACCCGACCCATGTCCATCCTTATGTGATTTTACGGTCCATGTTGATTATCCCTGAAGTGACTGGTGATCCGGAAACGGACTTTGAAGCGGAGCTTTTGGCGGTAGCCAAGCGGACAGGTATCGCACCGTCTAAACTCATCATTCGTGACAAGAAATTCATCCTGCCACATGGAAGCCATGACCATGTCTTGCATATTCAAGCTGTGGAGGGCATTGAGCCATATCTTGCTAATAAATTGCCAGCTATTTCAGGTAGCTATCAGGAGGGGGAATTTGACCGAGCGACTGTAGATAGTCAGCTTGAAAGTTTGCGTCAAGTGGCAGCTGAAAAGTATGGAACAAGTAGCAAGGAATACCGTCGTATCGAGCGAGCTTTGGACGACTTTGCTAGCAATCTGGATGACCTGGTAACCAATTCGACCAAGGGCTATCTAGCTATGTTGGAGCAATTTGAAAAGGTTCATATCCTAAAAGAAACTACTAGCAATACAGAGGAACAAGTGGACCCACTCTATCAATCCATACTTGAACAGATTCGCTTGCTTGATACCAGCAACCTACCTGTCAATAAGGAAGACCTGACTAGTCAACTCAACCAAGCCAGTCAGGATAAGGACAGACAGGCCTTGCTCAACCTGGAACACCTCTTGCAAGAATTGAAACATTTCCAAGACCGTCCAGATATCACAGCTATGGAGTATATGGATTATTTACTTAGTCAGTTGGATCAGCCGTATTTACCAGCTGATTTGCAAGAAAGATTGGCGAGCACACTGGATCGCTTGTTCCAAGCGACCTTGGGTGGCAATAGTTCCATCAAGCCATTGGACTTGTCCAAGGAACTGGTTGACTTGAAAGTTGCACTCCATTTGGCCAAGGCAGCTAATCAGACCTACCCTATCCAAACCAGTCCTGCCTCTGAAAAATTGCAGGAAAACAGGGCATTCATGGAGGCATTTGTGGGAGATATCCGTGAGATGTTTACTAGACAGATGACCTTCCCTGAAATTGTGGAGAAAACAGAGAATGACACACCAGTAACCTCTCCTGGTCATGTGACGGATAATCAGACCTATCAAGAGCTACTGACTTTGCTTAGACAAACAAATCTAACTGGCACCCAGACCTCACAAACCGCCTGGGTTGAGCGGATTAACCAGGCAAGTTTGAAGGGGGACGAGCGTGAGTTAGCAAGTATTTCCCATAGTTTGAAGGAAATTCAGCACTTCCAAGACCGAGCAGAAATTCGTTTGATGGAATACATGGATTACTTGCTTACTCATATTGACAGCCCTTATCTTCAAGCACCTACTCGTCAGGAAGCGGCTCGCCTCATCAATCAAATCTATGGTTTGGTTGTGCGAAGGGAATTGGCAACTAGTCCAATTTCTTTGGCAGAAGACTTAATTGCCAGCAGTATTGCCGTTGCCAATGATGTAAAAAGGCAAATCAATCAGCAGCTTGAAATGTCAGATGACTATGGAATCATGCAGATGAACCGTCTAGAAATGAATATGTTTGTCGAAGGAACTAGAGATTTCTTTGTCAATCCGTTAAGTTTGCCTGAGGAAGTTCTGGTAAAAGCGGGGCAGACAAGTTCTGTTCCAGCAATTGAAGAAGGTGTAGGACTAGTCAGTCCAACCAGTCAGAATAGTCCTGAAAGCTTATCAGATCCAATCCATGACCATGAAAGTGACAGCAAGGAGGAAAGTCCATCCAGCTTATCACAAGCAGTTGAAGAAAACTCTTCGTCAGAAACTGGCTCAAGCTCTGAACAGGCAATCAGTCCTACAGAGCTTGTTGAGGCAGAAGCGGTCGCTCCAATAACTGTCGAAGGTGCAGAAGAGGAGAGTG